The DNA window AACAGGCAAAAACTTCAGATAGAAACAACATTTGACGGAACCAGAGTACATCCGGAGCAAACCGGAAGTATTACCAATCTCAGTACGGACAATTTCACACCGGCAGCGTTTGTTTACGGGACTCTCGAGGGAATGAGCAGGGAACTCTATCAGATGTATCAGACGATTCAGAACGGAACCGGAATACAGATAAAACGCATGATCGGATCCGGAAACGGATTGCGAAAGAATCCGGTTCTCTGTGAAATTGTAGAAGAAATGTTTGGCGTGAAACTGGCATTGGCAGAATGTGAAGAAGAAGCGGCAACAGGGGCGGCATTGAGCAGTATGCAGCAGGATTAATAATTGAAGCGTATGAAGAGGATGTTACATGAAACAGAAGCTGTTAGATGAACTGATGGAGGTATCTGAAGAAGAACAGAAATATCTGGATGGTCAGGGTGATATTGAAAAACAATTGTATGCAAAGGAAAAGATAGAGGAAATAGACAGGGAACTGCTGCTTAAAAGGGGTCAGCTTATTACTGTGCGTCCGCATAGCCGTTTTGTTGATTTCCCGGAACACAGGCACAATTATGTAGAGATTATGTATGTGGCGCAGGGCAGTATCACGCATTGCATAGAGGGAAAGGAATTGGTGCTTCATAAGGGTGATGTTCTGATGCTGAACCAGCAGGTTGTGCATTCGATAAAAAGAGCGGATTATCAGGATATAGGTATCAATTTTATCGCACTGCCTGAATTTTTTGAGGTACCTTTATCTATGCTTGGTGAGGAGAATGTTCTTGCCCGGTTTGTGACAAGCGTATTCAGACAAAAGGATCCGGTTTCGCATTACCTTCTGTTTCGCCTGCAGGAAAATGAGCAGGTGGAAAACCTTATGGAAAACATGGTGGAATCCATGCTGCACGGATATGCGAACGAAGATATCATAAACCAATATTCCATGGGAATTGTATTTTTGCATCTTCTGAATCATCTGGAAAATCTGAGCCACAACTCTTCTATGGATTATAAAGAGACAGTAGTCCAGGCGGTGCTCGGATATATAAACAGCGATTGTAAAAATGCCAGTCTGACGAGAATCGCAGAGGATACGCATCAGTCCATGACCGCCTTAAGTAAACTGATAAAGCAAAAGATCGGATACAATTTTCAGGAGCTTTTGCAAAGAAAAAGATTTCAGATGGCGGTTCATCTGCTGTGCGATACAAAGCTTTCGATTGAAGAAATAGCTCTTGATGTCGGGTATGAAAATCAAAGCTATTTTTTCAGGCAATTTAAGAAACGTTACGGAATGACACCGCACAAATACCGAAAAGAAAACAGAAAAGACAAAAAATGATAACGTGGAAAATAAGGACAGTTTTTTGAACTAATGAGGTTCTAAAAAAATGTCCTTATTTTTGTTATATTGAGTATAGAAAAAGGGTAACTGTTCAGAACCGTTGCGAACAAAAAAGAAAGGAACTCACATATGGATACAAGATATTATCTTGCTGTTGATATTGGTGCTTCAAGTGGCAGGCATATGCTTTCACACATGGAAAATGGAAAGATGGTGCTTGAGGAAATCTATCGCTTTCCAAACGGCATGACAGAAAAAGCAGGTCATAAGGTGTGGGATGTGGACAGGCTTTTTGAGGAAATACTTACAGGCATGAAAAAGTGTCTGGAAATGGGGAAAATTCCTTACAGTATGGGAATTGACACATGGGCTGTGGATTTTGTCCTGCTGGATGAAAACGACAAAATGCTTGGAGATGCGGTTGCCTACAGGGATGACAGAACAAAGGACATCGACAAAGCCGTGTATCAGTTTGTATCGGAGACAGAGCTTTACACAAGAACCGGTATTCAGAAGCAGAGCTTTAATACAATTTATCAGCTGATGGCTGTAAAAAAACAAAATTGGAAACTGTTTACAAATGCAAAGACAATGCTTATGATACCGGATTACTTCCATTTCCTTTTAACCGGAAGGAAGGCTCAGGAATATACCAATGCAACAACTACCCAGTTGATAAAAGCAAAAACAAAGGACTGGGATTATCAGCTCATAGAGAAGCTTGGATATCCGCAGGATCTGTTTTTAGAAATAAAAAGTCCGGGATATGAGCTGGGAGACTTATCAAATGTCATTCAGGAAAAGGTGGGATTCAACTGCAAGGTCATTCTTCCTCCGACTCATGATACTGCGTCCGCCGTTATGGCGATTCCAACGCAGGCGGATGATGCTTTGTATATCAGCTCAGGAACATGGTCACTTATGGGAACAGAGCTTAAAGAAGCAGACTGTTCAGCCGGCAGCAGGAAGTGCAATCTGACAAACGAAGGCGGTTATGATTACAGATTCCGGTACCTGAAAAATATTATGGGATTGTGGATGATACAGTCGGTAAAGAAAGAAATCGCACAAGATACGAGCTTTGCCCAAATATGTGAGATGGCGGCAAAAGAGAATATAAAGTCCGTGGTGGATGCAAACGCTGACAGATTCTTAGCCCCGGACAATATGACAGAGGAAGTAAAAAAAGCCTGCAGTGAGAGCGGACAGCAGATTCCACAGTCGGTGGCAGAGGTGGCAGCCGTTATCTATAACAGTCTGGCAAAGTGCTATGCAGGGACTGCTCAGGAGATCGAAGAGCTGACAGGAAAGAAGTACTCTCATATACATGTAGTCGGGGGAGGCGCAAATGCAGCTTACCTGAATGAGCTTACCGCAAAGGAAACAGGAATGACTGTTTACGCGGGACCGGGTGAAGCCACTGCGATAGGAAATATAGCTTCACAGATGATTGCAGCTGAGGAACTTTATGATTTAAAAGCTGCAAGACAATGTATTTTCGATTCTTTTGAGATAAAAGAATATTGTCCGGATTAATAAAACAATAGTTACGATAAATACAAAAATGCTATCAAAAAGAAGGGAGAAACAAATGTTAGTAGAGACAAAAGCAAAGGTTGGTGTTTTTTCGATAGCGCTGGGTGCATACCTGCCACAGTTTCCAACACTCGTTCCGGAGTTTGAGGCACAGTATGAGGCGTTTAAAAAGACGATTCCGGATACTGTTGAGCTGGTAGATGGAGGAATGGTTACCACAAAAGAACTTTCCATGAAAGCGGGAGACAGATTCAGGGCAGCGGATGTGGACCTGGTGATTTTACAGCTTCTCACATATGCCACAAGCTACAATATGCTTCCGGCAATCAGAGATTTAAATGTGCCGGTTGTTCTGGTGAACGTTCAAAAGCTCAAGGCCCCGGATTATGCGAATACGGACACACCAAAATGGCTTGGTGAGCTGTATGCATGTGGAGCAGTCGGAGAGATGGTTGCAGACCTTGAAAGAGCAGGAAAGAGACATGCAGTAATCACAGGTGTAGTGGAAGGCGGAGATGACTATGTGGCGGCGGAGATAGCACAGTGGTGCAAGGCAGCACAGGTCAGAAGAAGATTCCGCTATACCAATATCGCGCAGATCGGAAGACCATATCCGGGAATGATGGATCTGTATATTGATGAGACAAATCTGTATAACCGCATGGGGCTTTACACAAAGCAGTTTGACTGGGAGAAAATGTGGGCGATCGCTGACCATATCACAGACGAGAACGCAATCAGGGCAAAGGCCGAGGATATACTTGCGACATTTGATATAGCACCGGACAAAGACGGAAAAGCAGCTACCGTTGAGACGGTATGGGACATGGCAAAATATGTTGTGGCCTTTGAAGAATGGGTAAAGGAAGAAGAGCTTGGAATGATAGCCTCTCATTATGACGGTTTTGCCCGGGGAATCGCAGGAAAGCTTGACAGTATGCTGATACCGGCGTTTTCCATGCTTATAAAGCAGGGAACAGCCTGTGCAGTTGAGGGAGATATGAAGGTCGCTATGGCTATGAGCATCTTAAAAACAATTGCCGGTACCGGCCAGCTTTCAGAGATGTACTCCATCGACTTTAATGAGGATATCTGTATCATCGGACATTCAGGCTCGGGAGATGCTGATATTTCACAGGCGAAAAAGCCGACCATGAAGATTGTAGATGTATTTCACGGAAAAACAGGCGGTGGATATCTGACACAGTTCTATCCACCTGTCGGAGCTGTAACTTATCTTGGAATCACCCAGGATATGAACGGAAAATTTAAGTTTGTTGTGGCAGAGGGTGTAAACGAGGATGGCCCGATATTCACATTCGGAGACACAAATATGAGAACGCGTTTTTCAATCGGAGCAAGAGAATTCTGTAACCGTTGGAGCGAAGCAGGACCTACACATCACATGGCAGCAGCAGTCGGCAGACATATCGATACCATACGCAAGGTGGCAAAGATACTGGATGTGCCGGTTGATATTGTATGCAGGTAACTATTCAGTAGCCACTGTGCCGCGAGGTGTTTTGACATGAATATGCCAAAATCCCGAGACATACAAGCCAAAATGCCATCACCGAAGGTGATGACATTTTGGCACGTAACTGTGAAGGTACTGAATAGTTACGTATGCAGATAAAAAGCATAGTCATATCTGCAAAATGTACAGTGCGGTATGGTTTTAGCTTTGCAGATAATCAGGTACAAATAATATAAATATAGTAGAAAAGTGAGGAAAATAGCATGAAATTTTTAGATGCAGAATTTGTAAAAGGATTTATACGTATGGCAAATGACGGATGGGAGCAGGGCTGGCACGAAAGAAACGGCGGAAACCTCTCATATCGTGTAAAGGCAGATGAGGTAGAGTCAGTAAGAGAAAATTTTGAGCCAAAGGAGTGGCAGCCAATCGGGACAACAGTGCCTAATCTTTCCGGAGAGTATTTTCTTGTGACCGGAAGCGGAAAATATTTCAGAAACGTGATCATCAAGCCGGAGGATTCCATCTGCATGATAGAGCTTGATGAAAAGGGAGAAAATTATCGTATCGTATGGGGACTTGTGAATGGCGGAAGACCGACAAGCGAGCTGCCCAGCCACCTTATGAATCTCGAAGTAAAGAAGCTTCAGAATCCAAATTACAGAGTCGTATATCATGCGCATACAACCAATATTATTGCGCTCACATTTGTCCTTCCGCTTGAGGATAAGGTCTTTACAAGAGAACTTTGGGAAATGGCAACTGAGTGTCCTGTAGTATTTCCTGATGGAATCGGCGTAGTTCCGTGGATGGTTCCGGGTGGAAGAGAGATTGCTGTTGCAACAAGTGAGCTTATGAAGAAATATGACCTTGCCATCTGGGCACATCATGGAATGTTTGCTGCCGGAGAGGATTTTGATCTCACATTCGGCCTCATGCATACAGCAGAAAAGTCAGCAGAGATTCTGGTAAAAATGCTGTCAATGAGAACTGATAAACTGCAGACAATCACACCTGATAATTTTAGACATCTGGCTAAAGATTTTAACGTTACCCTTTCAGAAGAGTTTCTGTATGATAAATAAAAATTTAAAAAGCTGAAAGTGAAAAGCAGCAGGAACAAGGCAACATGCAGTTCCTGCTGCTTTTCTATATATTAATATTCTCCAAGATCAAATAATTCATCAAAAGTTATCTTAAGATTCGGAAACATCACCAGTTGCAGCTCGTCTTTATTCTGAGCGGTGACGGTTTTGTAAAGATATGGATACCCAGTACCATCTTCTCTAAAATCAAAAAGATAAATTTCCACAGATTTTTTTCTCCAGTCAACGATCCAGTATTCAGAGACCCCCACCTTACAGTAAATATCCATTTTCTCATGTCGGTCATAGTCTTCCGTGGAATTGGATAAAACTTCCATTACGAAACGGGGAATACCGGTAAAAGAAATATTTTTACGATCTCGCAGGTTGCAGATGATGGAGACATCAGGAATGATTATCTTATCATCATTCTCACGCCATTCATATTGTACACCGTCGCCAAAAACACGACACAGGCTGTCTTTAATCTGGCTGCCGATTTTGATAACAAAATTATTGATAACCATAGAGTGTTCAAGATAAGTTTTGCTTAAATCTTCGATTGGTAAGGCATCATTCATACAGCGCTGCACCTCCTTACTTTATTGAGATAATTATAAGGTTTTGCAGGATATTCGTCAAGAACAGGAAAGTAGATGATGAGCAGATAAAGATGTCTTGCAAAACAGATAAAACTTTGTTAAAATAACCAAAATTACAGTTCCGGCAGATGCTTTTCAGATTTTAGTGATGTTATCTTAGCACAAAGCTGTTTCGGAAATAATCGGGAAAAGGAGAAATCATATGAGCATTATAAAAAATGAAATACCAATATTGGAATTTGATACAGAACAAACGGCAGTGATCAGCCCCGTGCATGAGAACCTGAATCTGGTTCTTCCGAAAAAATGTGTATTTGCCTTTCTTGGCGAATACATTGATGAATATGCGGAGAAGACCGGAGCGCAGATTGTATCGTATTTTATTAGTATGACCAAAGAATATCCTGTTTATATAACAACATATAAAGGTGAAAAAATTGTGCTTTGCCAGGCACCGGTGGGTGCGGCGGCTGCGACACAGATTCTGGACTGGTTGATTGGATATGGAGTGCGTGAAATTATTTCCGCGGGCAGTTGCGGAGCGTTGGAGAAATTTGCAGAAGGAACTTTTCTGATACCGGAGAAAGCTTTGCGTGATGAAGGAACCTCATACCATTATGCTGCGCCTTCGAGATTTATGGAAATTAATAAAAGGGCAAGAAAAGCGATCGAAAAGACGATACTGGAACACGGGATGAAATATCAGGAAGTGATCACCTGGTCAACCGATGGATTTTTTCGTGAAACAAAAGAAAAGGTTGCATACAGGAAGGCAGAGGGATGCTCAGTAGTAGAAATGGAATGTTCAGCACTTGCCGCCTGTGCAGCGTTCAGGGATGCGACCTGGGGAATGATATTATATACAGCGGACAGTCTTGCCGAGGTTGACAGATACGATGAGAGAAACTGGGGCGGCAATGCATATGAATATGCACTTACATTATGTATGGATTCTGTACTGGCGGTATAAAGAAAATCAGAGGAAGATATGACTTTTGTAAAAAACAGGGTTTTGTCTATAGAATCTGAGTGCCGCAGATGGTAAACTGGGGATATTAAAAACGGGCAGAAAAAGTTCTGACCTGTTACTTTATATTGGGGGAAAGGAAGAACAGACATGAAAAACAAGGAGAATTTATATGCTTCGATTCCTTATGTGGACAAAAAGGTATCCCGAATTTTTGCAGGAACTGCATTTTCACCGATCCAGGACGGGGCAGATGGAACGGATTTTTTTGAGGCGGCTCTGACCAATGGAATCAATGCTTTTGATACGGCAAGGGTATATATGGAAGCGGAGCATTCCTTTGGCAACTGGTTGGAAAAGAGTGGCAGACGGGAGGAGGTAGTCATTCTCAGCAAATGCGGCCATCCGGATGCCATGTGGAACAAACGGGTGAACGAAAAAGAGATGCGAAAAGACCTGAAGAAGTCACTGGAAGAGTTGAAAACCGATTATATTGATATTTACATGCTTCACAGGGATGATCCGGATACCGATGTGGCGGTAGCTGTGGAGACGTTTAATGCCATGCATGAAGAAGGAAACATCGGTGCGTTTGGTGCGTCGAACTGGACACATACAAGGATCGAGGAGGCCAATGAATATGCCTACAAACACAACCTGATCCCGTTTTCTGTTTCCAGCCCGAATTTCTGTCTGGCCCGACAGATCGAAGATCCGTGGGGAGGTGGATGCGTCAACATCTCCGGACCGGAAAATCAAGAGGCCAGAGCATGGTATGAAAAAAATCAGATGCCGGTGATCGCGTATGCATCTTTGGGCAGAGGATTTTTCTCCGGCAGGATGAAAAGTGAGTATGCGGATCATGCCAGTGACTATCTGGATTCTTTTGCAATGAAAGGCTATGCGTGTCCGGATAACTTTGAACGCCTCCGCCGCTGTGAGATCCTTGCGGAAAAACATGGGGTGACGGTAGCACAGATTGCCATGAACTGGATATTTTCCCATCCGTTGAATATTTTCGCTATCGCGAGTATGTCAAAAGCAGACAGGATGAAGGCGAACCGGGAAGCACTGCTGTTGCAACTTTCTGATGAAGAAATCGCGTATCTTGACCTGGAAACACCTGAATTCTGTGGTAAACGATTCGTATAGTCTTGCGTATCTGATACAGAAAAGCTAAGATAAACGAGATGAGAAAAAAATAAAAGCTATTATCATAGTGTGAGGTGAATACGCAATGAATTATTATGACCTTTCCAACCCGTCCACACCGCCAACCCGTGGATACCGGCTGGGGTTGTGGCGGCTTCGGAGACAACGGATCTATTGTATCCTGATCGCTCTGGCAGCGATTCTTACCTATAGTCTGCTGTATCTGACACTGAAAAGAGACGATTATACGAATGATATGTTAAAAGCCATCGTTCTGCTGTTTTGTTCTGTGGCAGTGTTTCTGGCACTGTTACTGGTTGCACGCAATCGGATCGATGTCGTACGGATGAGAAAACGGGAAGTGCAGGAGCGGCATGATTACAATTATGCCATGTACCGTACCTTATATAAAAAGAAGGAAAAACTTCGCTCCATTACCCTGCTTCAGATGGCAAGGCAGCAGATCGAACTGCACCGTCCGCAGATGGCACTGCAGGCACTGGAGCTGGTGAAAAGGGAAAAATTGAATGTAGCGCAGCTTCGCAGTTTTTATTTTTATCAGGCAGCAGCGCTATATCTGGATGCACAGGAGAGCTGGCAGGAAGCGCTGACCAGTTGTTATGCAATCCCACAAAAACCGCAGCAGTTATCACAGGAGGAAATCGAAAGCCTGTTTTTACCGGAGAGCAATCCGGACAAACTGGTGCTTGCTGTGAGTGACTGGGAGGAGCAGAAAGCTACCTTGCCGGTGATTATGATGCCGGCTGCGATTCTGATTTTGTATACCGGGGTCTATTACAGTGTCAATGGGTTACTGTCATGGCGGTATCATTACAGAGACTGGGTCGTGTATGTCTCCTTTTTCATCCTTTTCTTTGGGTGGACAGTGCTCACGCTGTACTGGCTGGTCAAACTGGTCCGGATGATCGGAAAACAGACGGAAAAAGGAAAGGATGCAAAGACTGTGCAGAAGATCTTTTTGGTGATTCTCTGGATCTGTCTCTTTTTGGGGAATAGCCTGATGCAGGTAGCTCAGATTTTTGGAAGTGATGCGGAGGTAGAGGTACAGCCGAATGGTGTGATCGAGATGAAGCATGAAAACTGGCTGGATCCGCCGGATTATTACTACAACAAAT is part of the Blautia faecicola genome and encodes:
- a CDS encoding AraC family transcriptional regulator — protein: MKQKLLDELMEVSEEEQKYLDGQGDIEKQLYAKEKIEEIDRELLLKRGQLITVRPHSRFVDFPEHRHNYVEIMYVAQGSITHCIEGKELVLHKGDVLMLNQQVVHSIKRADYQDIGINFIALPEFFEVPLSMLGEENVLARFVTSVFRQKDPVSHYLLFRLQENEQVENLMENMVESMLHGYANEDIINQYSMGIVFLHLLNHLENLSHNSSMDYKETVVQAVLGYINSDCKNASLTRIAEDTHQSMTALSKLIKQKIGYNFQELLQRKRFQMAVHLLCDTKLSIEEIALDVGYENQSYFFRQFKKRYGMTPHKYRKENRKDKK
- the rhaB gene encoding rhamnulokinase; translated protein: MDTRYYLAVDIGASSGRHMLSHMENGKMVLEEIYRFPNGMTEKAGHKVWDVDRLFEEILTGMKKCLEMGKIPYSMGIDTWAVDFVLLDENDKMLGDAVAYRDDRTKDIDKAVYQFVSETELYTRTGIQKQSFNTIYQLMAVKKQNWKLFTNAKTMLMIPDYFHFLLTGRKAQEYTNATTTQLIKAKTKDWDYQLIEKLGYPQDLFLEIKSPGYELGDLSNVIQEKVGFNCKVILPPTHDTASAVMAIPTQADDALYISSGTWSLMGTELKEADCSAGSRKCNLTNEGGYDYRFRYLKNIMGLWMIQSVKKEIAQDTSFAQICEMAAKENIKSVVDANADRFLAPDNMTEEVKKACSESGQQIPQSVAEVAAVIYNSLAKCYAGTAQEIEELTGKKYSHIHVVGGGANAAYLNELTAKETGMTVYAGPGEATAIGNIASQMIAAEELYDLKAARQCIFDSFEIKEYCPD
- a CDS encoding L-arabinose isomerase family protein; the encoded protein is MLVETKAKVGVFSIALGAYLPQFPTLVPEFEAQYEAFKKTIPDTVELVDGGMVTTKELSMKAGDRFRAADVDLVILQLLTYATSYNMLPAIRDLNVPVVLVNVQKLKAPDYANTDTPKWLGELYACGAVGEMVADLERAGKRHAVITGVVEGGDDYVAAEIAQWCKAAQVRRRFRYTNIAQIGRPYPGMMDLYIDETNLYNRMGLYTKQFDWEKMWAIADHITDENAIRAKAEDILATFDIAPDKDGKAATVETVWDMAKYVVAFEEWVKEEELGMIASHYDGFARGIAGKLDSMLIPAFSMLIKQGTACAVEGDMKVAMAMSILKTIAGTGQLSEMYSIDFNEDICIIGHSGSGDADISQAKKPTMKIVDVFHGKTGGGYLTQFYPPVGAVTYLGITQDMNGKFKFVVAEGVNEDGPIFTFGDTNMRTRFSIGAREFCNRWSEAGPTHHMAAAVGRHIDTIRKVAKILDVPVDIVCR
- the rhaD gene encoding rhamnulose-1-phosphate aldolase, with product MKFLDAEFVKGFIRMANDGWEQGWHERNGGNLSYRVKADEVESVRENFEPKEWQPIGTTVPNLSGEYFLVTGSGKYFRNVIIKPEDSICMIELDEKGENYRIVWGLVNGGRPTSELPSHLMNLEVKKLQNPNYRVVYHAHTTNIIALTFVLPLEDKVFTRELWEMATECPVVFPDGIGVVPWMVPGGREIAVATSELMKKYDLAIWAHHGMFAAGEDFDLTFGLMHTAEKSAEILVKMLSMRTDKLQTITPDNFRHLAKDFNVTLSEEFLYDK
- a CDS encoding Uma2 family endonuclease gives rise to the protein MNDALPIEDLSKTYLEHSMVINNFVIKIGSQIKDSLCRVFGDGVQYEWRENDDKIIIPDVSIICNLRDRKNISFTGIPRFVMEVLSNSTEDYDRHEKMDIYCKVGVSEYWIVDWRKKSVEIYLFDFREDGTGYPYLYKTVTAQNKDELQLVMFPNLKITFDELFDLGEY
- a CDS encoding nucleoside phosphorylase produces the protein MSIIKNEIPILEFDTEQTAVISPVHENLNLVLPKKCVFAFLGEYIDEYAEKTGAQIVSYFISMTKEYPVYITTYKGEKIVLCQAPVGAAAATQILDWLIGYGVREIISAGSCGALEKFAEGTFLIPEKALRDEGTSYHYAAPSRFMEINKRARKAIEKTILEHGMKYQEVITWSTDGFFRETKEKVAYRKAEGCSVVEMECSALAACAAFRDATWGMILYTADSLAEVDRYDERNWGGNAYEYALTLCMDSVLAV
- a CDS encoding aldo/keto reductase yields the protein MKNKENLYASIPYVDKKVSRIFAGTAFSPIQDGADGTDFFEAALTNGINAFDTARVYMEAEHSFGNWLEKSGRREEVVILSKCGHPDAMWNKRVNEKEMRKDLKKSLEELKTDYIDIYMLHRDDPDTDVAVAVETFNAMHEEGNIGAFGASNWTHTRIEEANEYAYKHNLIPFSVSSPNFCLARQIEDPWGGGCVNISGPENQEARAWYEKNQMPVIAYASLGRGFFSGRMKSEYADHASDYLDSFAMKGYACPDNFERLRRCEILAEKHGVTVAQIAMNWIFSHPLNIFAIASMSKADRMKANREALLLQLSDEEIAYLDLETPEFCGKRFV